A DNA window from Centroberyx gerrardi isolate f3 chromosome 5, fCenGer3.hap1.cur.20231027, whole genome shotgun sequence contains the following coding sequences:
- the LOC139924630 gene encoding complement C1q subcomponent subunit C-like, with translation MLHRSVLVIGALLLLAAPLLVSMETCQSTGMPGMPGIPGLPGRDGRDGEKGEKGKPGAVWQGGAGHQRGPRGEPGPVGPAGKRGQGGERGPLGAPGAAGPPGEPGEVRLVAAQQQSAFSVARGTANHPARTSVIRFTDVITNINGDYDTATGRFRCRVQGMYYFVFHASVDERLCVLMKLDGTQLASFCDYPYSRNIRQVDSGGLAVYLRRDQEVWLETKDYVGMIGKPEGYSIFSGFLLHAV, from the exons ATGCTCCATCGCTCTGTTCTTGTGATCGGAGCTCTGCTCTTATTGGCCGCTCCCCTGCTCGTCTCCATGGAGACCTGCCAGTCGACAGGAatgcctgggatgccag GTATTCCTGGGCTTCCTGGCAGAGACGGCcgtgatggagagaaaggagagaaaggaaagccag GTGCGGTGTGGCAGGGGGGCGCCGGCCATCAGAGGGGGCCGAGGGGGGAGCCGGGGCCGGTGGGACCCGCTGGTAAACGTGGTCAGGGCGGGGAGCGGGGGCCCCTAGGGGCCCCGGGCGCCGCTGGGCCTCCAGGAGAGCCGGGGGAGGTCAG GCTTGTCGCTGCGCAGCAGCAGTCGGCCTTCAGCGTGGCCCGGGGCACCGCCAACCACCCCGCCAGGACCAGCGTCATACGATTCACCGACGTCATCACCAACATCAACGGCGACTACGACACCGCCACAGGACGCTTCAG ATGCCGGGTCCAGGGGATGTACTACTTTGTGTTCCACGCCTCTGTAGACGAAAGACTCTGTGTGCTGATGAAGCTGGACGGAACCCAGCTGGCGTCTTTCTGTGATTATCCATACAGCAGAAACATCAGACAG GTGGACTCAGGCGGGCTGGCGGTCTACCTGAGGAGGGACCAGGAGGTCTGGCTGGAGACCAAAGACTACGTGGGGATGATCGGGAAACCAGAGGGCTACAGCATCTTCTCCGGCTTCCTGCTGCACGCTGTCTGA